The following are from one region of the Gloeomargarita lithophora Alchichica-D10 genome:
- the hisA gene encoding 1-(5-phosphoribosyl)-5-[(5-phosphoribosylamino)methylideneamino]imidazole-4-carboxamide isomerase, with product MDVIPAIDLLDGQCVRLVQGDYERSEIFSSDPLKMARAWANHGATRLHLVDLDGAKSGVPVHLGVIGEIIQDVGIPVQVGGGIREPETIAALVGLGADRVILGTVAVKQPDLCQRWCDAYPGKIWVSVDARAGKVAVAGWQESTGIPVGDLVQDWVRWGVAGLIYTDIERDGTLTGPDLAGLRDLLSQVSVPVVASGGVGSMTDLLSLLALEPLGLTGVIIGKALYTGDIDLKHALQAVGAGRWQDVPPDDGTIYA from the coding sequence ATGGATGTGATTCCGGCGATTGATTTGCTCGATGGGCAATGTGTCCGTCTGGTGCAAGGGGATTATGAACGGTCGGAAATTTTCAGCAGTGACCCGCTGAAGATGGCGCGGGCTTGGGCAAATCACGGGGCAACTCGTTTACATTTGGTGGATTTGGACGGGGCAAAAAGCGGCGTGCCGGTACACCTGGGGGTGATTGGGGAGATCATTCAGGACGTGGGGATTCCGGTGCAGGTGGGGGGCGGCATTCGGGAACCGGAAACGATTGCGGCGCTGGTGGGGCTGGGGGCTGACCGGGTGATCCTAGGAACGGTGGCGGTGAAACAACCGGATTTGTGCCAACGCTGGTGTGATGCCTATCCCGGCAAAATTTGGGTGAGTGTGGATGCCCGGGCGGGCAAAGTGGCGGTGGCGGGCTGGCAGGAAAGCACGGGGATTCCGGTGGGTGACCTGGTGCAGGATTGGGTGCGCTGGGGGGTGGCGGGCTTGATTTACACGGATATTGAACGGGATGGCACTTTGACCGGGCCGGATCTGGCGGGTTTGCGGGATTTATTGAGTCAGGTGTCGGTGCCGGTGGTGGCCTCCGGGGGGGTCGGCTCGATGACGGATTTACTCTCATTGCTGGCCTTGGAACCCCTGGGGCTGACGGGGGTGATTATTGGGAAGGCTCTCTACACCGGGGATATTGACCTGAAACACGCCCTGCAAGCGGTGGGTGCGGGACGGTGGCAGGATGTGCCCCCGGACGATGGCACCATTTACGCCTAA
- the trpD gene encoding anthranilate phosphoribosyltransferase, which translates to MAMVTALLQQLLNREPLTPTQAEALMQAWLGEELPPALAGGILVALQAKGVTAAELAAMAQVVQNQAVLPNTADLPPCLDTCGTGGDGAGTFNISTAVAFVAAAAGVAVAKHGNRSASSRVGSADVLEALGLRLHTGAEQAVAALQQVGITFLFAPGWHPAMKAVAPLRQTLKIRSVFNLIGPLVNPLQPQYQMLGVYRAELLPVMAETLHILGRKRAVVLHGREGLDEAGLGDCTDIILVGNERQTLDPQALGLTPAPLAALAGGDVAANAAILQNVLQGRGSRAQQDVVALNSGLALWTAERVNTIGAGVTIAQDILTSGCAWDKLHALVQLSQT; encoded by the coding sequence ATGGCAATGGTAACGGCACTGCTCCAGCAATTATTAAACCGGGAACCCCTCACCCCGACTCAGGCGGAAGCGTTAATGCAGGCGTGGTTAGGGGAGGAATTGCCCCCGGCGTTGGCAGGGGGGATTTTGGTGGCTTTGCAGGCCAAGGGGGTGACGGCGGCGGAATTGGCGGCGATGGCACAAGTTGTCCAAAATCAGGCGGTTTTACCAAATACTGCCGATTTGCCCCCCTGTTTGGATACCTGTGGCACCGGGGGGGATGGGGCGGGGACGTTTAATATCTCCACGGCGGTGGCTTTTGTGGCGGCGGCGGCGGGGGTAGCGGTGGCGAAACACGGGAATCGTTCGGCTTCGAGTCGGGTGGGTTCGGCGGATGTGCTGGAAGCCCTGGGGTTGCGCTTGCATACGGGGGCGGAGCAGGCGGTGGCGGCGTTGCAACAGGTGGGGATTACGTTTTTGTTTGCGCCGGGGTGGCATCCGGCGATGAAGGCGGTGGCTCCCCTGCGCCAGACCTTGAAAATTCGCAGTGTATTTAATCTCATCGGCCCGTTGGTCAATCCCCTGCAACCCCAGTACCAAATGTTGGGGGTCTATCGGGCAGAATTGTTGCCGGTGATGGCGGAAACCTTGCATATCCTGGGGCGCAAGCGGGCAGTCGTCCTGCATGGCCGAGAAGGCTTGGACGAGGCGGGGCTGGGAGATTGTACCGATATTATCCTGGTGGGCAATGAACGGCAAACCCTTGACCCCCAGGCGTTGGGACTGACTCCGGCACCCTTGGCGGCCTTGGCGGGGGGGGATGTGGCGGCCAATGCGGCCATTTTGCAGAACGTTTTGCAAGGGCGGGGTAGCCGTGCCCAGCAGGACGTGGTTGCCCTGAACAGTGGCCTCGCCCTTTGGACCGCCGAGCGGGTGAATACCATCGGAGCGGGGGTAACGATTGCCCAGGACATTCTCACCAGTGGGTGCGCCTGGGATAAATTGCACGCCCTCGTCCAGTTGAGCCAAACCTGA
- the crtR gene encoding beta-carotene hydroxylase encodes MVATPVLRLPPKEFLVAPPALVNPTVGIFGLSLALLVTATLGYWCWGWWAPVCFGFNVLALHLAGTVIHDASHQAAHRHPWLNAALGHASALMLGFTFPVFTRVHIQHHAHVNDPENDPDHFVSTGGPLWLIAARFFYHEIYFFQRRLWQKYELWEWAISRLIVAGVIWSANHYGFLGYIMNFWFSPALVVGLALGLFFDYLPHRPFQEQGRWTNARVYPSPILNCLILGQNYHLIHHLWPSIPWYHYQRVYHLMQATLTAHGSPQTLGLFEPKSFLEFMYDLFIGIRWHGTNEPQSPHKSG; translated from the coding sequence ATGGTTGCGACGCCGGTGTTGCGCCTGCCGCCCAAGGAATTTTTGGTTGCCCCCCCAGCCCTGGTCAATCCCACGGTCGGGATATTTGGTTTATCCCTGGCGTTGCTGGTCACGGCCACCTTGGGGTATTGGTGTTGGGGGTGGTGGGCGCCGGTCTGTTTTGGGTTTAATGTGTTGGCCCTGCATTTGGCGGGGACGGTGATCCATGATGCTTCCCACCAGGCGGCTCACCGCCATCCCTGGCTCAATGCGGCTCTAGGCCATGCCAGTGCCCTGATGTTGGGGTTTACGTTTCCGGTATTTACCCGGGTGCATATTCAGCACCACGCCCATGTGAATGACCCGGAGAATGACCCGGATCATTTTGTTTCCACCGGCGGGCCGTTGTGGTTGATTGCCGCCCGGTTTTTTTATCACGAAATTTATTTTTTCCAACGCCGGTTGTGGCAAAAATACGAACTGTGGGAATGGGCAATCAGCCGCTTGATCGTGGCCGGGGTCATTTGGTCGGCCAATCACTACGGTTTTTTGGGTTATATTATGAATTTTTGGTTTTCCCCCGCCCTGGTGGTGGGGTTAGCCCTGGGGTTATTTTTTGATTATTTGCCCCACCGTCCCTTCCAGGAACAAGGCCGCTGGACGAACGCCCGGGTTTATCCCAGTCCGATTTTGAATTGCTTAATTCTCGGCCAAAACTATCATCTCATTCACCATCTATGGCCTTCAATTCCCTGGTACCATTACCAACGGGTTTATCATTTGATGCAGGCCACTTTAACGGCGCACGGTTCTCCCCAAACCCTGGGCTTATTTGAACCCAAAAGTTTTTTAGAATTTATGTACGACCTGTTTATTGGCATTCGTTGGCACGGGACAAACGAGCCGCAATCGCCGCACAAATCTGGGTAA
- the tmk gene encoding dTMP kinase, protein MTGWFISLEGIEGAGKTTQTQLLAKWLSKQGYDVLITHEPGGTPLGQSLRTLLLQHTLPQRTELLLYAADRATHVAEVLQPALQSNKIILCDRYTDSTVAYQGYGRGLSLTLIDQVNALATGGLTPDLTLWLDVPVPIGLARAKKRGVLDQMERESLAFHERVRSGYQHLTTQYPERLVRIAGELPVEQVFTQICAAIAARLSRANECQ, encoded by the coding sequence ATGACCGGTTGGTTTATCTCCCTCGAAGGCATTGAAGGTGCGGGCAAAACCACCCAAACCCAGCTTCTCGCCAAATGGTTGAGCAAACAGGGCTATGACGTACTCATCACCCATGAGCCGGGGGGCACACCCCTGGGACAATCCCTGCGAACATTACTGCTTCAGCACACGCTCCCCCAGCGCACGGAATTATTGCTCTATGCCGCTGACCGGGCAACCCATGTGGCTGAAGTATTGCAACCCGCATTACAAAGTAATAAAATCATTCTCTGCGACCGTTACACGGATTCCACGGTGGCCTACCAGGGCTATGGGCGGGGGTTGAGTTTGACCCTGATTGACCAGGTGAATGCCCTGGCTACGGGGGGTTTAACCCCGGATTTGACCCTGTGGTTGGATGTGCCGGTTCCTATCGGTTTAGCCAGAGCCAAGAAACGGGGGGTTTTAGACCAGATGGAACGGGAATCCCTAGCCTTTCACGAACGGGTACGCTCTGGTTATCAACATCTCACTACCCAATACCCGGAACGGCTGGTGCGGATTGCGGGGGAATTGCCGGTTGAGCAAGTATTTACCCAGATTTGTGCGGCGATTGCGGCTCGTTTGTCCCGTGCCAACGAATGCCAATAA
- a CDS encoding DUF928 domain-containing protein, with the protein MARLQSFLTATTLAMTLAAAPAQANPLQNWAGRLLEWGQKRPTTSTTAVTGFVPPAGGLPANREGGAARGAVCPFSSQRLTALLPSSNLGLTAAARPSLFFYMPPTEGRSVEFLLQDSRGAELYQSTSKINQSGIVRVELPSNAPELAVGQTYQWYLSVICDPRDRTADLYVQGWVQRVAMPENLQRQLQQAPASDRPYIYASAGLWHETLASLAALRQAQPGNANLQTDWMSLLRMEGLDKVAQEPLAGNL; encoded by the coding sequence ATGGCTCGCCTCCAATCTTTTTTGACCGCCACCACCCTGGCGATGACCTTGGCGGCGGCTCCCGCCCAAGCCAATCCGCTCCAAAACTGGGCTGGCCGTCTCCTGGAATGGGGTCAAAAACGACCCACCACCAGTACCACCGCCGTAACCGGGTTTGTGCCGCCCGCCGGGGGATTGCCCGCCAACCGGGAAGGGGGTGCCGCCCGGGGTGCCGTGTGTCCCTTTAGCAGCCAACGGTTAACCGCCCTCTTGCCCAGTTCCAACCTGGGGTTGACCGCCGCCGCTCGTCCGAGTTTGTTCTTCTATATGCCGCCCACCGAAGGCCGGAGCGTTGAGTTTTTGCTTCAGGACAGCCGGGGGGCAGAACTCTACCAAAGCACCAGCAAAATCAACCAATCCGGGATCGTGCGGGTGGAATTGCCCAGCAATGCCCCGGAACTGGCGGTGGGACAAACCTACCAGTGGTACCTGTCGGTGATTTGTGACCCCAGAGACCGCACCGCCGACTTGTATGTGCAAGGTTGGGTGCAACGGGTGGCCATGCCGGAGAATCTGCAACGGCAACTGCAACAGGCTCCCGCCAGCGACCGCCCCTACATTTACGCCAGTGCCGGTTTGTGGCACGAAACCCTGGCTTCTTTAGCGGCATTGCGCCAAGCCCAACCGGGGAATGCCAATCTGCAAACCGACTGGATGTCCCTCCTGCGCATGGAAGGGCTGGATAAGGTAGCCCAAGAACCCCTGGCTGGAAATCTTTAG
- the purB gene encoding adenylosuccinate lyase has product MIERYTLPAMGQLWTDEYKFHTWLDVELAVCEAQTTLGQIPGEVMHQIRQRAQFDPQRIQEIEQTVRHDVIAFLTNLNESLGDAGRYVHLGLTSSDVLDTGLALQLVGSLEVILAQVEPLIQVVRHQAQRHRDTVMVGRSHGIHAEPITFGFKLAGWLAELLRQRERLTRLRSQVGVGKISGAVGTYAHLDPRVEALACQSLGLAPDCASTQVISRDRHAEYLQGLALLGASLERFAVEIRHLQRTEVLEVEEFFAPGQKGSSAMPHKRNPIRSERLTGLARLLRGYAAAGLENVALWHERDISHSAVERVALGDASIVVHFMLVELTDLVQTLQIYPENMRRNLYHYGGVIFSQQVLLSLVQQGMSREDAYQLVQSLAHQAWNREGGDFRALVEQSATVQNHLSPAAIAMCFDPTNHLQHLDAIYQRLNI; this is encoded by the coding sequence GTGATCGAACGCTACACCCTCCCCGCAATGGGGCAACTGTGGACGGATGAGTACAAGTTTCACACCTGGCTAGACGTGGAATTGGCGGTGTGTGAAGCCCAAACCACCCTGGGGCAAATCCCAGGAGAAGTCATGCACCAGATTCGCCAGCGGGCGCAGTTTGACCCGCAACGGATTCAAGAAATCGAGCAAACAGTGCGCCATGATGTGATTGCTTTTTTAACAAATCTTAATGAATCCCTGGGGGATGCGGGGCGGTATGTGCATCTGGGGTTGACCAGTTCGGATGTGCTGGACACGGGGTTGGCGTTGCAGTTGGTGGGCAGTTTGGAGGTGATTTTGGCGCAGGTGGAGCCATTGATCCAGGTGGTGCGGCATCAGGCACAGCGGCATCGGGACACGGTGATGGTAGGGCGTTCCCACGGCATTCACGCCGAACCGATCACCTTTGGGTTTAAGTTGGCGGGCTGGTTGGCGGAGTTGTTGCGGCAAAGGGAGCGGTTGACCCGTCTGCGGAGCCAGGTGGGGGTGGGGAAAATTTCTGGGGCGGTGGGCACCTACGCTCACCTTGACCCGCGGGTGGAAGCCCTGGCCTGTCAGAGTTTGGGCTTAGCTCCCGACTGTGCCTCGACCCAGGTGATTAGCCGAGACCGCCATGCGGAATACCTCCAGGGTTTGGCCTTGTTGGGGGCTTCTTTAGAGCGGTTTGCGGTGGAAATTCGCCACCTACAACGGACAGAAGTGCTGGAGGTGGAGGAGTTTTTTGCACCGGGGCAAAAGGGGTCATCCGCCATGCCCCACAAACGCAATCCGATTCGTTCTGAGCGGTTGACGGGTTTGGCGCGGTTATTGCGGGGGTATGCCGCCGCCGGTTTGGAAAATGTTGCCCTGTGGCACGAGCGGGATATTTCCCACAGTGCGGTGGAGCGGGTGGCCCTGGGGGATGCGAGTATTGTGGTGCATTTTATGTTGGTAGAATTGACGGATTTAGTGCAAACATTACAGATTTATCCTGAGAATATGCGCCGGAATTTGTATCACTATGGGGGGGTAATTTTTAGCCAGCAGGTGTTGTTATCCTTGGTGCAACAGGGGATGAGTCGGGAAGATGCCTATCAATTAGTCCAAAGCCTTGCCCATCAAGCCTGGAATCGGGAGGGGGGCGATTTTCGGGCTTTGGTTGAGCAGTCTGCCACGGTGCAAAATCATTTATCCCCGGCGGCAATTGCCATGTGTTTTGACCCCACCAATCATTTACAGCATTTGGATGCTATTTATCAACGTTTGAACATTTGA
- a CDS encoding N-6 DNA methylase, protein MSRLLVTQYQAEVEKVIRYGGSKKETSIRNAFERLLNDYCQPRNYLLIPELDYKTRFNTTVFPDGTIKDAIRLEHGWWESKDEYDRLDEEIEKKFEQGYPDENILFEDSQTAVLIQHRQEVARVSMQDAGALDNLLNFFVDYERPEVRDFRAAIFKFKADIPHILVTLRDLLTQQEASNSQFQERRHRFLAMCRQSINPEIAITDVHEMLIQHILTEDIFTNIFHESQFHRENNIAGELAEIINTFFTGATRKNTLKSIEHYYAVIRRKSENIANHHEKQKFLKAVYENFYKAYNPNAADRLGIVYTPNEIVRFMIESADYLVHEHFGRLLSDPGVEILDPCTGTGTYVTELIEYISAHKLEHKYKYEIHCNELAILPYYIANLNIEFTYQQKMGKYEEFKSICLVDSLDHCSAKGHQFDLFAMTVQNTARIQQQNEKTISVIIGNPPYNAHQENFNQRNANRPYQMIDKAIKETYIKEGTAQNQIVVYDMYTRFLRWASDRLGQNGLIAFIINRSFIDAKTFDGFRKCIESEFDYAYIVDTQSDVRNNPKISGTKNNVFGIQTGIAVIFLVRKRKEKK, encoded by the coding sequence ATGTCCAGGTTATTGGTGACGCAGTATCAGGCCGAGGTCGAAAAAGTTATTCGCTACGGGGGGTCGAAAAAAGAGACCAGTATTCGCAATGCGTTTGAGCGGCTGTTGAATGATTATTGCCAGCCCCGCAATTACCTATTGATCCCTGAATTGGACTATAAAACCCGGTTTAATACGACGGTTTTTCCCGACGGCACTATCAAAGATGCGATTCGGCTAGAGCATGGCTGGTGGGAAAGCAAGGACGAGTACGACCGTCTGGATGAAGAGATTGAAAAGAAGTTTGAGCAGGGCTACCCGGATGAGAATATTTTGTTTGAGGATTCTCAGACAGCGGTGCTAATTCAGCATCGTCAGGAAGTCGCCCGGGTTTCGATGCAGGATGCCGGGGCACTGGATAATCTACTGAATTTCTTTGTGGATTATGAACGTCCAGAAGTTAGGGATTTTCGGGCGGCAATTTTCAAATTCAAGGCGGACATTCCCCACATTTTGGTAACTCTGCGTGACCTACTTACGCAACAAGAAGCGAGTAATTCCCAGTTTCAGGAACGGCGGCATAGGTTTTTAGCAATGTGTCGCCAATCCATCAACCCAGAAATCGCAATTACTGATGTGCATGAAATGCTAATTCAGCACATTCTCACGGAGGATATTTTCACTAACATTTTCCATGAGTCCCAATTTCATCGGGAAAATAATATCGCTGGCGAATTGGCAGAGATTATCAACACATTCTTTACGGGAGCGACCCGCAAAAATACATTAAAAAGTATTGAACATTATTATGCAGTAATTCGACGTAAATCGGAGAATATCGCCAATCACCACGAAAAGCAAAAGTTTCTCAAGGCGGTGTACGAAAATTTCTACAAAGCCTACAATCCCAATGCGGCGGATCGCCTGGGCATCGTTTATACCCCCAATGAAATTGTGCGCTTTATGATTGAAAGTGCGGATTATCTGGTGCATGAACATTTTGGTAGATTATTGAGCGATCCGGGGGTGGAAATTTTAGACCCTTGCACCGGCACAGGAACCTATGTAACGGAACTAATTGAATACATTTCCGCTCATAAATTAGAACATAAATATAAATATGAAATTCATTGTAATGAGTTGGCGATTCTACCCTACTATATTGCCAATTTGAATATTGAATTTACTTATCAACAAAAGATGGGTAAATATGAAGAATTTAAGAGCATTTGTTTGGTAGATAGCCTGGATCATTGCAGTGCAAAAGGACACCAGTTCGATCTTTTTGCTATGACTGTGCAGAATACAGCTCGGATTCAACAGCAAAATGAAAAAACGATTTCTGTAATTATTGGCAACCCGCCCTACAATGCTCATCAGGAAAATTTTAACCAACGTAATGCCAACCGCCCTTATCAAATGATTGATAAAGCCATCAAAGAAACGTATATCAAAGAAGGAACTGCCCAAAATCAGATTGTTGTTTACGATATGTACACGCGCTTTTTGCGGTGGGCATCGGATAGGTTAGGGCAAAATGGCTTAATTGCATTCATTATCAATCGGTCATTTATTGATGCTAAAACCTTTGATGGATTTCGTAAATGTATCGAAAGTGAATTTGATTATGCCTATATTGTTGATACACAATCGGATGTACGCAATAATCCTAAAATATCTGGCACAAAAAATAATGTATTTGGGATTCAAACTGGTATTGCCGTGATATTCTTAGTACGAAAGCGTAAGGAGAAAAAGTGA
- the vapB gene encoding type II toxin-antitoxin system VapB family antitoxin, with the protein MTTDTEILQTITQMPESLKQEVLHYAKYLIENYTESKNGEKEPRKKRRAGSLKGKIWMADDFDAPLEDLKDYM; encoded by the coding sequence ATGACAACAGATACCGAGATTTTACAAACGATTACGCAAATGCCGGAGTCTCTAAAACAGGAAGTTTTACACTATGCCAAGTATTTGATTGAAAACTATACAGAATCTAAAAATGGGGAGAAAGAACCAAGAAAGAAACGTCGAGCGGGTAGCTTGAAAGGGAAAATTTGGATGGCGGATGATTTTGATGCGCCTCTCGAAGATTTGAAGGACTATATGTGA
- a CDS encoding type II toxin-antitoxin system VapC family toxin: MLLDTHTLLWFLNDDPKLPSAVREMIESGDEIVVSIISLWEIAIKFSIKKLELQFDFQELPNLLDELEVRVLTLSFEDINSYIRLPLHHRDPFDRILIAQAINHSFAIVSADAVFDAYPIQRVWA, encoded by the coding sequence ATGTTGTTAGATACTCATACTTTATTGTGGTTTTTGAATGATGATCCAAAATTACCCTCAGCCGTCAGGGAAATGATTGAAAGCGGTGATGAGATTGTAGTGAGCATTATTTCACTTTGGGAAATTGCAATAAAGTTTTCTATTAAGAAATTAGAACTGCAATTTGATTTTCAGGAACTACCGAATTTATTAGATGAACTCGAAGTACGAGTGCTAACGCTTTCTTTTGAAGATATAAATAGCTATATTAGATTACCGCTTCACCACCGCGATCCATTTGATCGCATTTTGATTGCTCAGGCGATTAACCATTCTTTCGCAATCGTCAGCGCTGATGCTGTATTTGATGCTTATCCAATTCAGCGGGTGTGGGCATGA
- a CDS encoding type ISP restriction/modification enzyme yields the protein MSTAKIFYFTLQDEQTKEEKLTWFARTRFEEIPFQHITPDKKANWINLTDNDFDSLLPLIDKDVKAGKSQEAVFQLFSAGIKTQRDEWVYDFSKEVLMERMKYFVEVYQERLEKGINRDLNTDIKWDRELEKYLIRKVKKDFEENKIVRSLYRPFVKMFFYFDRHFNGMPYQWYSIHPDCSESQIPQNLVIGFVSGSRLNFSAIATETIANLSVYSLDPIQCLPLYRYDKNGNRIDNITDWALEQFCNYYRSPSIPLEKGEEESELALKKGEEESKLAFLKREHESEPPFLKGGRGDQITKLDIFYYTYAVLHHPAYRSKYKINLKREFPRLPFYPNFYQWVVWGKTLMDLHLNFETIEPYGLERFDMASKTNPKTKLKADKTAGVITLDENTQLQGVPALAWEYKLGNRSALEWILDQYKEKTPKDPTIAKLFNTYKFADYKEYVIDLLQRVCTVSTQTMAIIQQMPPTAHL from the coding sequence ATGAGTACAGCAAAAATTTTCTACTTTACATTGCAAGATGAACAGACCAAAGAAGAAAAACTTACTTGGTTTGCACGCACTCGCTTTGAGGAGATTCCCTTTCAACACATCACGCCAGATAAAAAGGCAAATTGGATCAATCTAACGGATAATGATTTTGATAGTTTGTTGCCTTTGATTGATAAGGACGTAAAAGCAGGAAAATCTCAGGAGGCAGTGTTTCAGCTTTTTTCAGCAGGCATTAAAACTCAACGAGATGAATGGGTTTATGATTTTTCTAAAGAAGTTTTAATGGAGCGAATGAAGTATTTTGTGGAAGTGTATCAAGAACGGTTAGAGAAAGGGATAAATCGAGACTTAAATACTGATATAAAGTGGGACAGAGAGCTTGAGAAATATCTAATTCGCAAAGTGAAAAAAGATTTTGAAGAAAATAAAATTGTCAGAAGTTTGTACAGACCTTTTGTGAAAATGTTTTTCTATTTTGATAGGCATTTTAACGGTATGCCTTATCAGTGGTATAGCATTCACCCTGATTGTTCTGAGTCCCAGATACCTCAAAATTTAGTGATTGGTTTTGTTTCAGGATCAAGGTTGAATTTTTCTGCTATCGCTACGGAAACAATTGCCAACTTGAGCGTTTATTCTCTAGACCCGATACAATGTCTCCCCCTCTATCGTTACGACAAAAATGGCAACCGCATTGACAACATTACCGATTGGGCGTTGGAGCAGTTTTGCAATTACTACCGATCCCCCTCAATCCCCCTTGAAAAGGGGGAAGAAGAATCAGAACTCGCCTTGAAAAAAGGAGAAGAAGAATCAAAACTCGCCTTTCTCAAGCGGGAACATGAATCCGAACCCCCCTTTCTTAAGGGGGGCAGGGGGGATCAAATTACCAAACTCGACATTTTTTACTACACTTATGCCGTTCTCCACCATCCTGCTTATCGCAGTAAGTATAAAATCAATCTCAAACGGGAATTTCCTCGCCTACCTTTTTATCCTAATTTTTATCAATGGGTCGTTTGGGGTAAAACTTTGATGGACTTGCACTTGAACTTTGAAACTATTGAACCCTACGGTTTGGAACGGTTTGATATGGCTAGTAAAACTAATCCCAAAACGAAACTTAAGGCAGATAAAACTGCGGGTGTCATTACCCTAGATGAAAATACGCAACTCCAGGGGGTTCCTGCCCTGGCGTGGGAATACAAACTCGGCAATCGCTCTGCTTTAGAATGGATTCTCGATCAATATAAGGAGAAAACACCCAAAGACCCAACGATTGCCAAACTTTTTAATACTTATAAATTTGCTGATTATAAAGAATACGTTATTGATCTATTGCAACGGGTTTGCACCGTGAGTACGCAGACAATGGCGATTATTCAACAAATGCCCCCTACTGCACACCTCTAA
- the hisH gene encoding imidazole glycerol phosphate synthase subunit HisH has product MGNLHSVAKAVAHLGVQGQIIQEISPEYDALILPGVGAFDPAMRQLQERNLVRPIRRWIGENKPFLGICLGLQLLFTNSEEGCEPGLGIIPGTVQEIHPTPGHPIPHMGWNQLQFTQPECPLWRNLPPSAWVYFVHSYHGVPAEPHAIAATGDYGGQTVTAAIAQGNCLATQFHPEKSGTVGLTILKNWLATCASSLALA; this is encoded by the coding sequence ATGGGTAATTTACATTCGGTGGCAAAAGCGGTCGCCCATCTGGGGGTACAAGGGCAAATTATTCAGGAAATTTCCCCAGAATATGATGCCTTGATTCTCCCTGGCGTAGGGGCGTTTGACCCGGCCATGCGTCAACTGCAAGAACGTAATTTAGTGCGGCCAATTCGCCGGTGGATTGGGGAAAATAAACCATTTTTGGGTATATGCTTGGGGTTGCAATTGCTCTTTACCAATAGTGAAGAAGGGTGCGAACCGGGCTTGGGCATTATCCCCGGCACCGTGCAGGAAATCCATCCTACGCCGGGGCATCCCATTCCCCACATGGGCTGGAATCAACTCCAGTTCACCCAGCCGGAATGTCCCTTGTGGCGCAATTTACCCCCGTCAGCCTGGGTTTATTTCGTGCATTCCTATCACGGGGTACCGGCGGAACCTCATGCCATTGCCGCCACCGGAGATTACGGGGGACAAACCGTGACGGCGGCCATCGCCCAAGGCAACTGTCTGGCCACCCAATTTCACCCGGAAAAATCCGGGACGGTGGGGTTGACCATCCTCAAAAACTGGCTGGCGACCTGTGCATCAAGTCTCGCTCTGGCCTGA